The Sphingomonas sp. LY54 genome includes a region encoding these proteins:
- the virB11 gene encoding P-type DNA transfer ATPase VirB11, translated as MSAAEESGQVYLRSYLAPLTGMLGRPDVTDIYVNRPGELWVETTGGAIERHDAPGLDEPTLARLARQIASLSHQGISREHPLLSATLPDGARVQIVAPPATRGPLVLAIRKHVAADLTLTDYAAGGAFAETKGRDLHARDDTDRALAAQLAAGDIAGMLAAAVRARKNILVSGGTSTGKTTFLNALIREIPAEERLILIEDTPELLVRHENAVGLLAARSALGESHVTANDLVAASLRMRPDRILLGELRGDEAYAFLRAVNSGHPGSMTTVHADSAERAIEQIVLLALQAGTQLGRDDVRHYIRTTVDIFVQLTREAGHRRVAEIVLSR; from the coding sequence ATGAGCGCGGCCGAGGAGAGCGGCCAGGTCTATCTCCGCTCCTATCTCGCGCCTTTGACCGGGATGCTGGGCCGGCCCGACGTGACCGACATCTACGTCAACCGCCCCGGCGAATTGTGGGTGGAGACGACCGGCGGCGCGATCGAGCGGCACGACGCCCCGGGGCTCGACGAACCGACGCTGGCGCGGCTGGCGCGGCAGATCGCTTCCCTCTCCCACCAGGGGATCAGCCGCGAGCACCCGTTGCTGTCGGCGACTTTGCCGGACGGGGCGCGCGTTCAGATCGTAGCGCCGCCGGCGACTCGCGGCCCGCTCGTGCTGGCGATCCGCAAGCATGTCGCGGCCGATCTCACGCTCACGGACTACGCCGCCGGCGGTGCCTTCGCGGAGACCAAGGGCCGCGACCTCCATGCACGCGACGACACCGACCGCGCCCTGGCGGCCCAGCTCGCCGCAGGCGACATCGCCGGCATGCTCGCCGCCGCGGTGCGGGCGCGCAAGAACATCCTCGTCTCGGGCGGCACCTCGACCGGCAAGACGACCTTCCTCAATGCCCTGATCCGCGAGATCCCGGCGGAGGAGAGGCTGATCCTGATCGAGGACACGCCGGAGCTGCTGGTGCGCCACGAAAATGCCGTCGGCCTGCTCGCGGCGCGCAGCGCGCTCGGCGAATCGCACGTCACCGCCAACGATCTCGTGGCGGCGTCGCTACGCATGCGGCCCGACCGGATCCTGCTCGGCGAACTGCGCGGCGACGAGGCCTATGCCTTCCTGCGCGCGGTCAACAGCGGCCACCCCGGATCGATGACCACCGTCCATGCCGACAGCGCCGAGCGCGCGATCGAGCAGATCGTCCTGCTCGCGCTCCAGGCCGGCACCCAGCTCGGCCGCGACGACGTCCGCCATTATATCCGGACGACCGTCGACATCTTCGTCCAGCTCACCCGCGAAGCCGGCCACCGCCGCGTCGCGGAGATCGTGCTCAGCCGTTAG
- a CDS encoding virB8 family protein — translation MNKQSREALDAYYAEAESWARDRREALRASRRTAWIVAAAAGSIAVLEALALLILTPLKTVEPYTLLVDRNTGFVQALEPLDPKRLAGDTALTQSFLVQYVIARESFDIDTLQANYRKVALWSDGTARSGYIAGVQISNPESPLARYPRSTVVETRVKSVSPVGTNVALVRFDTQRRDANGRTEPARAWVAVIRYRYSGEPMRMEDRLVNPLGFEVVRYRRDAEALPPPETVFVAPPQAAPQPIAVVPVATVPVATVPVRPAPPRPAVPEPEL, via the coding sequence ATGAACAAGCAGTCCCGCGAGGCGCTCGACGCTTATTATGCCGAAGCCGAGAGCTGGGCGCGCGACCGGCGCGAGGCCCTGCGCGCTTCGCGGCGGACGGCGTGGATCGTCGCCGCGGCGGCAGGCTCGATCGCGGTGCTGGAGGCGCTCGCTTTGCTGATCCTGACCCCGCTCAAGACGGTCGAGCCCTATACGTTGCTGGTCGATCGCAACACCGGCTTCGTCCAGGCGCTGGAGCCGCTCGATCCCAAGCGCTTGGCGGGCGACACCGCGCTCACCCAGTCCTTCCTCGTCCAGTACGTCATCGCCCGCGAGAGCTTCGACATCGACACGCTGCAGGCCAATTACCGCAAGGTGGCTTTGTGGTCCGACGGCACCGCGCGGTCGGGCTATATCGCCGGCGTCCAGATCTCGAACCCGGAGAGCCCGCTGGCGCGCTACCCGCGCTCGACCGTGGTGGAAACGCGGGTGAAGAGCGTCTCCCCGGTCGGCACCAACGTCGCCTTGGTGCGGTTCGACACGCAGCGCCGCGACGCCAATGGCCGCACCGAGCCGGCCCGGGCGTGGGTCGCCGTGATCCGCTACCGCTATTCGGGCGAGCCGATGCGGATGGAGGACCGGCTGGTGAATCCGCTGGGCTTCGAGGTCGTGCGCTACCGGCGCGATGCCGAGGCACTGCCGCCGCCCGAGACCGTATTTGTGGCGCCGCCGCAGGCCGCGCCACAGCCGATCGCGGTGGTCCCCGTCGCCACAGTCCCCGTCGCCACGGTCCCGGTCCGGCCCGCGCCGCCACGGCCGGCAGTGCCGGAGCCCGAGCTATGA
- a CDS encoding type IV secretion system protein, translating into MACPTFGQSSEFLRSTLATVDCYAQTIGEAGYQALSAPGSATAVALTAALTIFVALFGYRLLLGDAPTAREGVVAVVKIGIVLALATSWPAFRTLAYDVAFRGPAQIAAEIGGPAGLPGVEGSLILRLQGVDTMLAELSVIGTGRPPQAEMPPAPEAAPSLGELDLIARQNRPRWDANRDAKTVAQARTVYLAATIGAFASVRLVAGLLLALGPLFALFLLFAGTRGLFAGWLRGLIGVALGALGTSIILAVQLALMETWLASVISLRRLAVPTPNVPAELLGMTLVFALCLLATLIAAAAVARGLLLPTAWPPVWSRASQRPVETVVAASSTSRIDIAADPRSRAVAIADSVTAAKRREEGPVVAAVPAFAGAALSRATSVQVRPHDPAPPAPVPLGQSFRRTRNRVSASAERRNHGGRRA; encoded by the coding sequence ATGGCCTGCCCGACCTTCGGCCAGAGCAGCGAGTTCCTGCGCAGCACGCTCGCCACCGTCGACTGCTACGCGCAGACGATCGGCGAGGCCGGCTACCAAGCCCTGTCCGCTCCGGGCTCGGCCACGGCGGTCGCGCTGACGGCGGCGCTCACCATCTTCGTCGCCTTGTTCGGTTACCGGCTGCTACTCGGCGACGCGCCCACCGCGCGCGAGGGCGTGGTCGCGGTCGTGAAGATCGGCATCGTCCTGGCGCTGGCGACGAGTTGGCCTGCCTTTCGGACCCTCGCTTATGATGTCGCTTTCCGCGGCCCCGCCCAGATCGCCGCCGAGATCGGCGGCCCGGCCGGCCTGCCGGGGGTGGAGGGCAGCCTGATACTGCGCCTGCAGGGCGTGGACACGATGCTGGCCGAGCTCTCCGTGATCGGCACCGGCCGGCCGCCGCAGGCCGAGATGCCGCCGGCCCCCGAAGCCGCCCCGTCGCTGGGCGAGCTGGACCTGATCGCGCGGCAGAACCGGCCGCGATGGGACGCGAACCGCGATGCCAAGACGGTGGCGCAGGCGAGAACCGTCTATCTGGCCGCGACGATCGGCGCCTTCGCCTCGGTACGGCTGGTCGCCGGCCTGCTGCTCGCGCTCGGCCCCTTGTTCGCTTTGTTCCTGCTTTTTGCCGGCACGCGCGGCCTTTTCGCAGGCTGGCTGAGGGGCCTGATCGGCGTCGCGCTCGGCGCGCTGGGGACGTCGATCATCCTCGCCGTCCAGCTGGCGCTGATGGAGACGTGGCTCGCCTCGGTCATCAGCCTGCGGCGGCTGGCGGTGCCGACGCCCAACGTGCCCGCCGAGTTGCTCGGCATGACCCTGGTCTTCGCCTTGTGCCTGCTCGCCACCTTGATCGCGGCGGCCGCGGTCGCGCGGGGACTGCTTCTGCCCACCGCATGGCCGCCGGTCTGGAGCCGCGCCAGCCAGCGGCCGGTCGAAACCGTCGTGGCAGCATCGTCCACATCCCGCATCGATATCGCGGCCGACCCGCGATCGCGGGCCGTCGCCATCGCCGATTCAGTCACGGCCGCCAAGCGGCGGGAGGAAGGGCCCGTGGTCGCAGCGGTCCCGGCTTTCGCAGGGGCGGCGCTCTCGCGCGCGACCTCGGTCCAGGTCCGGCCGCATGATCCGGCGCCGCCGGCCCCGGTCCCGCTCGGCCAGTCGTTCCGCCGCACCCGCAACCGCGTCTCGGCGAGCGCCGAGCGGCGCAACCACGGGGGCCGCCGCGCATGA
- a CDS encoding OmpW/AlkL family protein, with protein sequence MIKRFNEMKSASLLAAVAAAALHAPAAAQPAAAHDGFARVGVARLKLADKGGLAMDGAPIAGAGYTTPEKWMGSFDLGYFVGKTIAVQVAGTTPVKTPNLPNGTLDGTPNLGTDKFSLFTATATWHPLRGGTVSPYVGAGLEWFHVWSIRDELADNLDVKDKVGPVIQAGAEFNLNERFGVYIDAKKAFIKTKASANLGPSAVTAEPQLDPFILQAGAVVRF encoded by the coding sequence ATGATCAAGAGGTTCAACGAGATGAAAAGCGCTTCTCTTCTTGCCGCCGTCGCCGCAGCCGCGCTTCATGCGCCCGCAGCGGCACAGCCGGCCGCCGCGCATGACGGCTTTGCGCGCGTCGGCGTCGCCCGTCTCAAGCTCGCCGACAAGGGCGGACTGGCGATGGACGGGGCGCCGATCGCCGGGGCCGGCTACACGACGCCCGAAAAGTGGATGGGCAGCTTCGATCTCGGCTATTTCGTCGGCAAGACCATCGCCGTGCAGGTTGCGGGCACCACTCCGGTCAAGACGCCGAACCTGCCCAACGGCACGCTGGACGGCACGCCGAACCTCGGCACCGACAAGTTCAGCCTGTTCACGGCCACCGCCACCTGGCACCCGCTGCGCGGCGGCACCGTCTCGCCTTATGTCGGCGCGGGCCTCGAATGGTTTCATGTCTGGTCGATCCGCGACGAGCTCGCCGACAATCTCGACGTCAAGGACAAGGTCGGCCCGGTCATCCAGGCGGGCGCCGAGTTCAACCTGAACGAGCGCTTCGGCGTCTATATCGACGCCAAGAAGGCGTTCATCAAAACCAAGGCTTCGGCCAATCTCGGCCCCAGCGCGGTGACCGCCGAGCCGCAGCTCGATCCGTTCATTCTGCAGGCCGGGGCGGTGGTCCGCTTCTAA
- a CDS encoding TrbG/VirB9 family P-type conjugative transfer protein, translating to MRAAALSFALLLCAASPLAAQSETSAPAETQIQAETQTQTQAETQAQPETPPQPEPQPPPEAAAQPLPPPPTADPRVQTVDYREDQVIVLQAAPGYQLTVELGADERVENVAVGDSGAWQVTANRRGDMLFIKPLQSGVTTNMTVVTDARLYAFDLVPLYGPSPEMAYRVRFRYPAAQGAAPADDAAGEATLIEGRYRLSGVRALRPARISDDGRHTYIEWPKDAALPAVYALDARGEETLVNGMMRDGLFVVDSVVPRLAFRIDRQVARATRVVPRRRR from the coding sequence ATGAGAGCGGCGGCGCTCAGCTTCGCGCTCCTCTTGTGCGCGGCGTCGCCGCTCGCGGCACAATCCGAGACATCGGCCCCAGCCGAAACGCAGATTCAGGCCGAGACCCAGACCCAGACCCAGGCCGAAACACAGGCCCAGCCCGAGACACCGCCGCAGCCCGAGCCCCAACCGCCGCCCGAGGCCGCGGCCCAGCCGCTCCCTCCGCCTCCCACGGCCGACCCCCGCGTCCAGACCGTCGACTATCGCGAGGACCAGGTGATCGTCCTGCAGGCGGCGCCAGGCTACCAGCTCACCGTCGAGCTCGGCGCCGACGAGAGGGTCGAGAATGTCGCGGTCGGCGACAGCGGCGCCTGGCAGGTCACCGCCAACCGCCGCGGCGACATGCTGTTCATCAAGCCGCTCCAGTCGGGCGTCACCACCAACATGACGGTGGTGACCGATGCGCGCCTCTACGCGTTCGATCTCGTCCCGCTCTACGGCCCCAGCCCCGAAATGGCCTATCGGGTGCGCTTCCGCTATCCGGCCGCCCAGGGCGCCGCCCCTGCCGACGACGCGGCGGGCGAGGCGACTCTGATCGAGGGCCGCTACCGGCTGAGCGGGGTGCGCGCACTGCGCCCGGCCCGGATCAGCGACGACGGCCGCCACACCTATATCGAATGGCCCAAGGACGCCGCGCTGCCCGCGGTCTACGCGCTCGATGCGCGCGGCGAGGAGACCCTGGTCAACGGCATGATGCGCGACGGCCTGTTCGTGGTCGACAGCGTCGTGCCGCGCCTCGCCTTCCGCATCGACCGGCAGGTAGCGCGCGCCACGCGGGTCGTCCCGCGCAGGCGGCGCTGA
- a CDS encoding response regulator, with amino-acid sequence MTKVLIVEDNEMNRDMLQRRLERRGYEIACAVDGPDGIRLAQQLQPDIILMDVALGEMDGWEASTQILATPSTRHIPIIALTAHALESDRRKSVEVGCVDFETKPISLTDLITKIEKYVGG; translated from the coding sequence ATGACCAAAGTCCTTATCGTCGAAGACAATGAAATGAACCGGGACATGCTGCAGCGCCGGCTGGAGCGGCGCGGCTATGAGATTGCGTGCGCGGTCGACGGTCCGGACGGAATCCGCCTCGCGCAGCAATTGCAGCCGGACATCATCCTGATGGACGTCGCGCTTGGCGAGATGGACGGGTGGGAAGCCTCGACCCAGATTCTGGCCACTCCCAGCACCCGACATATCCCGATCATCGCGCTCACCGCCCACGCGCTCGAGAGCGATCGGCGCAAGAGCGTCGAGGTCGGCTGCGTCGATTTCGAGACCAAGCCGATCTCGCTCACCGACCTCATCACGAAGATCGAGAAATATGTCGGCGGCTAA
- a CDS encoding TrbI/VirB10 family protein, with the protein MPARPPPHDPRTEAFVPGEGGVMPIVARPRAGLPLWLIGLAALIAGLLLFAVLDARRRAATAPSVRVRAADALAIQAPPPPLYIPPERPPPPAVLLAPRTVTPTPPPPPPAPPQIVYVPQPVPTPIPTEPPPPPARVTTDPALVVDTGAGQTAAAQAAAEGAAPPAAGAGAPLSTGRVRSGAFANRSTTVVQGTLIPAVLETALDSTRPGFARAIVSRDVRGFDGTRVLIPRGSRLIGDYRSEVAPGQRRALVTWTRLIRPDGATIAIGSPAGDPLGRAGIRASVNTHFFERFAGAILQSALDIGVNLASRTKDGTVIVALPPSTQGVTQIIQPAQITPTLKVRQGTSISIFVARDLDFTGAESRR; encoded by the coding sequence ATGCCGGCGCGCCCGCCGCCGCACGATCCGCGGACCGAGGCGTTCGTGCCGGGCGAGGGCGGGGTCATGCCGATCGTGGCGCGGCCGCGCGCCGGCCTGCCGCTCTGGCTGATCGGGCTCGCCGCCTTGATCGCCGGGCTGCTGCTCTTCGCCGTGCTCGACGCCCGCCGCCGCGCCGCGACCGCGCCTTCTGTCCGGGTGCGCGCCGCCGACGCGCTGGCGATACAAGCGCCGCCGCCGCCGCTCTATATCCCGCCCGAGCGGCCGCCGCCGCCGGCCGTCCTCCTCGCGCCGAGGACGGTGACGCCGACCCCGCCGCCACCGCCGCCCGCGCCGCCGCAGATCGTCTATGTGCCGCAACCGGTCCCGACGCCGATCCCGACCGAGCCGCCACCGCCGCCGGCGCGGGTGACGACCGATCCTGCGCTGGTCGTCGATACCGGCGCCGGCCAGACCGCCGCCGCCCAGGCCGCGGCCGAAGGCGCCGCCCCGCCGGCCGCTGGCGCCGGCGCCCCGCTTTCCACCGGCCGGGTCCGCTCGGGCGCCTTCGCCAACCGCTCGACCACCGTCGTGCAGGGGACCTTGATCCCGGCCGTGCTCGAGACCGCGCTCGATTCGACCCGTCCCGGCTTCGCCCGCGCGATCGTCTCGCGCGACGTGCGCGGTTTCGACGGCACGAGGGTGCTGATCCCGCGCGGCAGCCGGCTGATCGGCGACTATCGCTCAGAAGTCGCGCCCGGGCAGCGCCGTGCGCTCGTCACCTGGACTCGCCTGATCCGGCCGGACGGGGCGACGATCGCGATCGGGTCGCCGGCCGGCGACCCGCTCGGCCGCGCCGGCATCCGCGCCTCGGTCAACACCCATTTCTTCGAGCGCTTCGCCGGCGCCATCCTCCAGTCCGCGCTCGACATCGGCGTCAACCTCGCCTCGCGCACCAAGGACGGCACCGTGATCGTCGCGTTGCCGCCGAGCACGCAGGGGGTGACGCAGATCATCCAGCCCGCGCAGATCACGCCGACGCTCAAGGTCCGGCAGGGGACCAGCATCAGCATCTTCGTCGCGCGCGACCTGGATTTCACCGGCGCCGAGAGCCGGCGATGA
- a CDS encoding aminotransferase class I/II-fold pyridoxal phosphate-dependent enzyme: MRDFRYLPGSDLLARVQAFYEWQELRRETGLWPLGRSTETGPRSKCVARTDEGEMFEGINFASQDYLSLSAHKAISDVAIDTIKEFGVHSAGSPALVGNTSLSLALERKIAEFLKMEHVTLFPTGWAAGFGVVKGLVRPSDHIVMDALSHACLQEGAQASTRNIHLFRHNNLDSAREKLAAIRAKDPDNGILVITESLFSMDSDTPDITRLQELAHEFGATLMVDVAHDLGCLGDDGRGHIGMQNMIGKVDVVMGSFSKTFASNGGFVATNQRSVKEYLKYYASPCTFSNALSPIQAATVLKAFQIVDSAEGAALRKSLMTNIRFLRELLHGTSFETYGDPSPIVCVKMGSEGLARLVARRLPELGLLSNLVEFPAVPKGQARFRMQVMAGHTSRDIIDSVHRLGVARGDAGLQLEALQNGTADFTTIDAIAAKPKRTSRSTGGDVVEAAPRDSGARGSRRAAG, encoded by the coding sequence ATGCGCGATTTCCGGTATCTCCCCGGATCGGACCTGCTGGCGCGCGTCCAGGCCTTCTACGAGTGGCAGGAGCTTCGTCGCGAGACCGGCCTGTGGCCGCTCGGCCGTTCGACCGAGACGGGCCCACGCAGCAAGTGCGTCGCCCGCACCGACGAAGGCGAGATGTTCGAAGGCATCAACTTCGCCTCGCAGGACTATCTCAGCCTCTCCGCGCACAAGGCGATTTCCGACGTCGCGATCGATACGATCAAGGAATTCGGCGTGCACAGCGCGGGCTCCCCTGCCCTCGTCGGCAACACCTCGCTCTCCCTCGCGCTCGAGCGCAAGATCGCCGAGTTCCTCAAGATGGAGCACGTGACGCTGTTCCCGACCGGCTGGGCCGCGGGCTTCGGCGTCGTCAAGGGGCTGGTGCGCCCGTCCGACCATATCGTGATGGACGCCCTGTCGCACGCCTGCCTGCAGGAGGGCGCGCAGGCCTCGACGCGCAACATCCACCTGTTCCGCCACAACAACCTCGATTCCGCGCGCGAGAAGCTCGCCGCGATCCGCGCCAAGGATCCGGACAACGGCATCCTGGTGATCACCGAGAGCCTGTTCTCGATGGATTCGGATACGCCCGATATCACCCGCCTCCAGGAGCTGGCCCACGAATTTGGGGCCACCCTGATGGTCGACGTCGCCCACGATCTCGGTTGCCTCGGCGACGACGGCCGCGGCCACATCGGCATGCAAAACATGATCGGCAAGGTCGACGTGGTGATGGGCAGCTTCTCGAAGACGTTCGCGTCCAACGGCGGCTTCGTCGCGACCAACCAGCGCAGCGTGAAGGAATATCTCAAATATTACGCGTCGCCCTGCACCTTCTCCAACGCGCTGTCGCCGATCCAGGCCGCGACCGTTCTGAAGGCATTTCAGATCGTCGATTCCGCGGAAGGCGCGGCGCTCCGCAAGAGCCTGATGACCAACATCCGCTTCCTGCGCGAACTGCTCCACGGCACCAGCTTCGAGACCTATGGCGATCCCTCGCCGATCGTCTGCGTGAAGATGGGCAGCGAAGGCCTCGCCCGCCTCGTCGCACGCCGCCTTCCCGAGCTCGGTCTGCTGTCGAACCTGGTCGAGTTCCCGGCCGTTCCGAAGGGCCAGGCCCGTTTCCGCATGCAGGTGATGGCCGGCCATACCAGCCGCGACATCATCGACTCCGTCCACCGCCTCGGCGTGGCCCGCGGCGACGCCGGGCTGCAGCTCGAAGCGCTGCAGAACGGAACCGCCGATTTCACTACCATCGATGCGATCGCCGCCAAGCCGAAGCGCACCAGCCGCTCCACGGGCGGCGACGTGGTCGAGGCCGCGCCGCGCGATTCGGGCGCACGCGGCTCCCGCAGGGCGGCCGGCTAG
- a CDS encoding HAMP domain-containing sensor histidine kinase, whose amino-acid sequence MRLGAQRISARLDAFLDYFIPTEIRVRPDSHRRARMFMLSHVFGPFLGNVIPLYLYIVGMELDYRFWAFACSITAFWVYPFLLKWTRAYTVLAFISVENLLFCILWACYAYGGIYSPFLPWLLITPTLAFFYLPSTGRVRDGLLALIAVNVLIFAGLVVFDFHFPPVDLDMFQVIGIISTISASIYVAMMSLYFARVLQEQQQFEREVGDLLATAENLRSLTTAAQQASVAKADFVASTSHELRTPLNAVIGYSQLLLDDALDEGDDAMVKDLENIRGAGTHLLKLVNDILDFSKIEAGKMEVFATRDDVAQRLAEIERSVGPELAERGYTLTSRLPEPGVLMETDWGALTKAVGHVLLGAAASPTGGSLHLQVGTGRGGMCLIKIVDANGAADGRPINKLFDIFHDDRDASPTKYGGAGIGLALGQKFVMLVGGTIGVTHGAFGERTFTITLPLEAPRAEQLALAS is encoded by the coding sequence ATGCGCCTCGGTGCACAGCGCATATCGGCGCGTCTCGACGCCTTCCTGGATTATTTCATCCCGACCGAAATCCGGGTCCGCCCGGATTCGCATCGCCGCGCCCGTATGTTCATGCTGAGCCACGTGTTCGGGCCGTTCCTGGGCAATGTGATCCCGCTCTATCTCTACATCGTCGGCATGGAGCTGGATTACCGCTTCTGGGCCTTCGCCTGCTCGATCACCGCCTTCTGGGTCTATCCCTTCCTCCTGAAATGGACTCGCGCCTACACCGTGCTGGCGTTCATCTCGGTCGAGAACCTGCTCTTCTGCATCCTGTGGGCCTGCTATGCCTATGGCGGCATTTATTCCCCCTTCCTGCCCTGGCTGCTGATCACGCCGACGCTGGCCTTCTTCTACCTGCCGTCGACCGGCCGCGTCCGCGACGGTCTGCTCGCCCTGATCGCCGTCAACGTGCTGATCTTCGCCGGGCTGGTCGTCTTCGACTTCCACTTCCCGCCGGTCGACCTCGACATGTTTCAGGTGATCGGCATCATCTCGACGATCAGCGCCTCGATCTACGTGGCGATGATGTCGCTCTATTTCGCGCGCGTCCTCCAGGAGCAGCAGCAGTTCGAGCGCGAAGTCGGCGACCTGCTGGCGACGGCGGAGAATCTGCGCAGCCTCACCACCGCCGCCCAGCAGGCCAGCGTCGCCAAGGCCGATTTCGTGGCCAGCACGAGCCACGAGCTGCGCACGCCGCTCAACGCCGTGATCGGCTATAGCCAGTTGCTTCTCGACGACGCGCTCGACGAGGGCGACGACGCGATGGTCAAGGACCTCGAGAATATCCGCGGCGCCGGCACGCACCTCCTGAAGCTGGTCAACGACATCCTCGATTTCTCGAAGATCGAAGCGGGCAAGATGGAAGTCTTCGCGACGCGCGACGACGTCGCCCAGCGCCTCGCCGAGATCGAACGGTCGGTAGGGCCCGAACTGGCCGAGCGCGGCTATACGCTGACCTCGCGCCTGCCCGAGCCCGGCGTCCTGATGGAGACCGATTGGGGCGCCCTCACCAAGGCCGTGGGCCATGTCCTCCTCGGCGCGGCCGCGTCCCCGACCGGTGGATCGCTGCATCTCCAGGTCGGCACCGGGCGCGGAGGCATGTGCCTCATCAAGATCGTGGACGCCAACGGCGCCGCCGACGGACGCCCGATCAACAAATTGTTCGACATCTTCCACGACGATCGCGACGCGAGCCCGACCAAATATGGCGGCGCCGGCATCGGCCTCGCGCTCGGCCAGAAGTTCGTCATGCTCGTCGGCGGTACGATCGGCGTCACCCATGGCGCGTTCGGCGAGCGCACCTTCACCATCACCCTTCCGCTCGAGGCTCCCAGAGCGGAGCAGCTGGCCCTCGCCAGCTGA
- a CDS encoding OmpW/AlkL family protein, with translation MQRFVLTSGLAALLAGAAPAHAADGDRPDWFVKLAATRLTLADDIALEVGGNPVPNAGMNTKPHVTPTVHVGRFVADNVAVAFTGGLPPHISIAGRDALQPFGKLAETTYGPATLMVQYHLNRDGTVRPYVGAGACYMLIFSAKDGSFQDVEIDDDLAPALEAGVEFMVTKRHGIFLEAKKAFLRTEARGSFGGAPVAADIRLDPWAISAGATIHF, from the coding sequence ATGCAGCGCTTCGTTCTGACATCCGGCCTTGCGGCCTTGCTCGCCGGCGCCGCGCCGGCGCATGCGGCCGACGGCGATCGACCCGACTGGTTCGTCAAGCTCGCCGCGACCCGGCTGACGCTAGCCGACGACATCGCGCTCGAAGTCGGCGGCAACCCGGTGCCCAATGCCGGCATGAACACCAAGCCGCATGTCACCCCGACGGTCCATGTCGGCCGCTTCGTCGCCGACAATGTCGCGGTGGCCTTTACCGGCGGTCTTCCGCCGCACATCTCGATCGCGGGCCGCGATGCGCTGCAGCCGTTCGGCAAGCTGGCCGAGACGACCTACGGCCCCGCCACCTTGATGGTGCAATACCACCTCAACCGCGACGGCACCGTCCGGCCCTATGTCGGCGCCGGCGCCTGCTACATGCTCATTTTCAGCGCCAAGGACGGCAGCTTCCAGGACGTCGAGATCGACGATGATCTCGCCCCCGCGCTCGAGGCCGGCGTCGAGTTCATGGTGACCAAGCGTCACGGCATTTTCCTCGAGGCCAAGAAGGCGTTCCTGCGCACCGAGGCACGCGGCAGCTTCGGCGGCGCACCCGTCGCCGCGGACATCCGCCTCGACCCCTGGGCGATCAGCGCCGGCGCCACCATCCACTTCTGA
- a CDS encoding PilZ domain-containing protein codes for MLKLFSKRASAPQHKERARRDTMRCSATICVEDGFHRAELSDISKSGCKVTLDAPQPPGRTIQIALENFHSLSGTVRWYRDGVAGIQFSRPLGEAALAKWMHAIANGQRTDGDAPAGPRERRDFWGDKLG; via the coding sequence ATGCTGAAACTGTTCTCGAAGCGCGCTTCAGCGCCGCAGCACAAGGAGCGGGCGCGGCGCGACACGATGCGCTGCAGCGCCACGATCTGCGTGGAGGACGGCTTCCACCGCGCCGAACTGTCCGACATTTCGAAGAGCGGCTGCAAGGTGACGCTCGATGCGCCGCAGCCGCCCGGCCGGACGATCCAGATCGCGCTTGAGAATTTCCACAGCCTCAGCGGCACCGTGCGCTGGTATCGCGACGGCGTCGCCGGCATCCAATTCTCCCGCCCGCTCGGCGAGGCCGCGCTCGCCAAATGGATGCACGCGATCGCGAACGGCCAGCGGACCGACGGCGACGCCCCCGCCGGCCCGCGCGAACGCCGCGACTTCTGGGGCGACAAGCTGGGTTAA